The stretch of DNA CTAAAAATCATTTATTTTTTGTAGAACATCCTCATGTCTATACGTTAGGAAAAAGTGGTGACATAGAGAATATGTTGGCGAATGAAGATAAATTAAATGAAATACAGGCCACTTTTGTTAAAACTAATCGCGGTGGGGATATTACCTATCATGGACCTGGACAATTGGTAGGCTATCCCATTTTAGATTTGGAAGCATTTAAACCCGACATTCATTTATACATGCGAAATTTGGAAGAAGTAATCATACGAACAATCGCAGAATATGGATTGAAAGGAGAACGTTCAGAAGGTGAAACTGGAGTCTGGTTAGATGTTGGAAAACCTTATGCCCGTAAAATTTGTGCTATGGGAGTTAAAGCTTCACGTTGGGTAACAATGCATGGGTTTGCATTAAATGTTAATTCTGATTTGCGTTATTTTGAATATATCATTCCGTGTGGTATCAAAGATAAAGCAGTCGCATCATTAGATCGCGAATTAAATCGAACGGTTGATATGGACGAGGTGAAAGGTTTTGTAAAAAAGCATTTTGAAGAAGTTTTTGAAGTGAAATTATCATAAATAAAAAAAGGGACTGAGAATCAGTTCCTTTTTTTTGGAGTTTTTATTCCGTTATTTGTTATCCTTTTGAAGATGAATTCTATGGATTATGAATCAATATTTTTTGAAATTATCTGTTATACCACTTGTTTTATTGTATGATTTAAACATATATTTAACAAATTCTAAAGAATTACAAGGGAAAATATTAATTCACTATTTAACAAACACATGAATCAATCACAAAAAACAAATTGGGGGCAATTTATTCCTCTAGTAACCGTTTTTTTCTTTTGGGGTTTCGTTGCGGCGAGTAACGATATTTTAATCCCGGTCTTTAAAAAATCGTTCGATTTAACTCAAGCACAAAGTCAATTGGTTTCTTTTGCTTATTATATTGCTTATACAGTAGGTGCTGTCATCTATATGCTTATCTCTTTATTAGCGAAACAAGATTTAATCGTAAAATATGGATATAAAAATTCATTATCCTTTGGTTTAATTTTATCAGCCATTGGAACATTATTTTTCATTCCAGCAGCCAATACAGGATCGTTTCCATTAATGTTAGCTGGATTATTTACGGTAGGATTAGGATTTTCAGTACAACAGACAGTTGCCAATCCTTTAGCTATTGCGTTAGGTAGTAAAAATACTGGTTCACAACGTTTAACATTGGCAGGGGGGATCAATAATTTTGGAACAACTATCGGACCATTGATTGTAGCATATGCTATTTTTGGTGGAGCTGGCGATGGAGATACCAATTTAAGTATTGAAGCCGTTAAGATTCCTTATATGATTTTAGGTTTAGCTTTCTTATTGGTCGGTATTTTCTTGAAATTTTCAAAAATTCCAAATCATCCGGAAGTGGAAGAGAAAGTAGAAGATGGAGTTCATAAAGATCGTAATTCAGCTTTAAAATATCCTCAATTGGTATTAGGAATGATTGCCATCTTTCTATACGTAGGAGTAGAAGTTTCAACAGTAAGTAACTTGCCGGACTATATGCAAAAAGAATTAGGATATAGCATAACGGGAGTTGCACCATTTGTATCGTTGTATTGGGCAAGTATGATGATTGGTCGTTGGGGTGGTGCTGCCGAAGCATTTGGATTGGATAAACAAAAGACTTTAGCTTTAAAGTTTATTGCTCCATATCTAGCTTTTGGAGTTTTCTTATTGGTTAATTTTATTGCAGGTCATGATTTAACACCATTTTATTACTATGCTGCGATTATTTTGGTCATGATAATTGCTTCTATTTGGACCGAAGGAAATCCTGCAAAAATGTTAATTACTTTCTCTCTTATAGGAATTATTTCTTTATTAATTGGAATGAATACGAAAGGATTGGTAAGTATTTATGCCTTAACAAGTGTAGGATTATTTTGTAGTACACTGTGGCCATGTATTTTCGCTTTAGCCATAAATGGTTTAGGTAAAAATACTTCACAAGGGAGTTCATTCTTAATTATGATGATTATGGGAGGTGGATTAGTTAGTATTTTCCAAGGGTATATAGCAGATTTAACTTCAATACATTTTAGTTATATTGTTTGTATTATTTGTTTTGCTTACTTGGCTTTTTATGCTATAGCTACAAAAAGTATTTTCAAAAAACAGGGTATAGAATAGAAATTAAATTTTTATAGATATAATGGGAGATTCGAAAGAATTTCCCATTTTTTTTTACAATACATTTAAATCTTAATTGATGATAAAAATATTTCTTTGTAATATCCAATTATAACTGCTTAAATAGAATAATTTTTATTTTATTGAATTATTCTTAAAAAAAAACGAATAAAAAGTATAAATGTTAAAATATAAACCTTAAAATTGTCAATAATGTAATAATTTTATATTTGCTGAACAATATCCTAACCAAATATTGTAAGAACCAACCTAAAAATCAATTTACTCCATTGCCTTTCTTTCCGTATTTTCCTATTCAAATGCACAAGTAGGAATAGGAACAGATCAACCAAAATCAACTTTACATGTTGTTAATGATGCTCAGAAATTAACTACTTTTCCAGATGGATTTATACCGCCATCGTTAACAAAACAACAATTAGCAAATAAAGAAAATTTAGTCTACGGTAAAGATCATATAGGAGCAATTGTATTTGTAAGCGAAATTGGAACGGTTACTTCAGGTAAAAGTTTAAATCAAGTCGTGAACATCAATGTTCCAGGTTATTACTATTTTGATGGAAAATTTTGGGTAAAATTATCTGGTGGAGATACTTCTGATGATGCGTGGATCAATAATTCAACATCACAAAGAGTTGAATTGTTTGCGACATCCAATGGTCAAATTAGAACCGCAGGTTCTGAAGTTGTAATAAAAGATAATGGAGCATTGGCTCTTGGTAAAAATGATCCGCGTACCAAATTGGATTTGAATGGTACGTATTCGAATAATGAATAAGTTTATGATGTAACTTCTAACACAACTATTCCTTTAATAACACAAGCTCAATTATCATTAATGGGTAATCCAGCCAGTGAATTTACAATCAATTTACCTAATGGCGTTCCAGGACAAAAATTGGTAATTGTAAATAATACAACATCTTCCAAAGATGGTAAAGTTGGACCTTATTACATTACCAATAACAACGCAGTAGAATTTATTTATAGTAATGGAAATTGGAAGGCGCTAGGTAGTGGTATCAAATCCAATGTTTCGATTTATGGAACAACATTGCCTATATTGCCTCATGCCAATAATAATTCAGAGGTTAATTATAAAAACAAAACTAATTCAACGTTAGGAATTGTATCTCCTGGTGGAGATGGAATGTGGCATGTCGTTAGTCAAGTTAATTTCAAATCCGATTTGAATTATTATTCTTCTACTGGGGTTAATGCATCGAGTAGGAAAGTGGTGGAATATGAGTATTCAGGTTCACCGTTTGATGCAACTAAAGTTTATCCTATCGTGACCCCTGGAAATAATTCCAAAGATTATGGAGATGTTTTTAGCGCGAATGTGGTTTCTTTTGAAACGGTAAATGGAAAAACCCGCTTAAAACTATCTATTGTTAGAAGTGATTACTCGAGTGATACCTCAAGTTATGCAGCACAAGGTTATCCCGTTTCAACCAGTGATTGGCAAGGAAGTTTTTATGTAAATGCATTATTAGCGACTAAAAATTAAGGAAATTAGATATAGATTAAAACCTCATCATTTATGATGAGGTTTTTTATATTTAATAAATCGCTTCAGCTACTTTTCGAGTATTGGATGAATTACTCATTGTATAGAAATGTAATCCAGGTACGCCAAAGTCAATTAACTCTTTGCATTGATTGATACACCATTCTAAACCGATTTCTTTGATTGCTTCTTTGTCTTTTGCTTTTAGGACTTCAATGGCTAAATCTTCAGGTAAGTCGATATAGAAGTTTTGTGGAATTTTAGTCAATTGATTAAATGTAGTTAATGGTTTAATTCCTGGAATAATCGGAATATGAATATCCATTTCACGGCATTTATTGACAAAATCAAAATACTTTTGATTATCGAAGAACATCTGTGTAACAATGTAGTCGGCTCCTAATTCTACTTTTTTCTTCAAGTAATACATATCCATTGCTAAATTCGGAGATTCAAAATGCTTTTCCGGATAACCTGCTACACCAATACAAAAATCCATCGCATGGGTTTCCTGAATTTCATCATCTAAGTATTTACCTTTGTTTAAAGCAGTGACTTGCTCGATTAATTCCGATGCATACGCGTGTCCACCCACTTCAGGAACAAATGTTTTTTCTGTTTTAATGGGATCTCCACGTAAAACCAAAACATTGTCAATCCCTAAGAAATTTAAATCGATTAAGGCATCTTCTGTATCTTCTTTGGTAAAGCCTCCACAAATTAAATGCGGTATCGCATCAATTTTATAATGATTCTGTATCGCCGCACAAATCGCAACCGTTCCAGGACGTTTTCTGACTTGGTAACGTTTCAATAAGCCATTGTCTTTTTGCTTATAAATAAACTCTTGTCGATGATAAGTGACATCGATAAAAGCTGGATTTAACTCTACTAATGGATCCAAAGTTTTGAAGGTGCAATTCACATCTTGCCCTTTTAAAGGAGGTAAAATTTCCACCGAAAACAAAGGTTTTCCATTGGCACGTTCTATATGTTCAGTTACTTTCATTTAATATCGTTTAACGAAAATTGAAATTCGTTTTCGTATTTTGTTTTTTAATTTTGTTCTAAGTTCTAAGTTCTAAGTTCTAAGTTCTAAGTTCTAAGTTCTAAGTTCTAAGTTTGTGGTCATTCTGAACTTGTTTAGCTACGCTGCTACTCCGTGGTCAGAATCTCATCTAGATTAACCTATTTAGATGAGAAGCAGAACTAATTTCAGCTTTATATTTCCGTCATTTCGAGTGATGCGAAAGCATTGTATCGAGAAATAAGACGGAAAAGTTATCATCCTGCACTTGTTTAGCTTCGCTGCTACTCCGTAGTCAGGATCATATTTCAATTATCGATTAATAATCGTCTAACTTCTCGATACAAATTTTCACATTGCATTTCGAAAATTCACTCGAAGTGACGATTTTGTAATTCTGACTCTGTCGAAGAATCTTGTCATAATGATTTTAAGACTGAACTCATCACTCACAACCCAAAACTCACAACTTTCTTACGCTAAATTCGGACTTAACCAACGTTCCGCTTCTTCAATTGTAATTCCTTTACGTTGTGCAAAATCTTCCACTTGATCCATTTTAATTTTACCAACTCCAAAATATTTAGCTTTAGGATTTCCAAAATAATACCCTGAAACCGAAGAAACTGGATACATAGCCAATGAACTTGTTAATTGGATGCCAGCATTATTTTCTACATCCAAAATTTTGAAAATTGTTTGTTTTTCTAAATGGTCAGGACAAGCAGGGTAACCAGGAGCAGGTCGAATTCCTTTGTATTTTTCAGCAATTAATTCCGAATTTTCTAAATTTTCTTCTGCTGCATAGCCCCAATATTTCGTTCGAACTTCTTGATGTAAAAATTCTGCGTAAGCTTCTGCTAAACGATCGGCAATGGCTTTGACTAAAATCGAATTGTAATCATCCAAATGATCCTGGAATGATTTTGCAAAATCTTCAATCTCCGTTCCAGCTGTTACCGCAAATGACCCGATATAATCTTCAATTCCTGAATCTTTCGGTGCGATAAAATCAGCAATGGATAGGTTAGGAGCATCTTTCGATTTTTTCGATTGTTGGCGTAAGGTGTAAAATTCATCTACTTTATTTCCGTTTTCGTCTGATACTTCAATGGTATCGTCATTGATTGTGTTGGCTTTAAACAAACCAAAAACCGCTTTAGGATGTGCTAAATTTTCTGATTCTATTCGATTTAACATAACCAAAGCATCAGCATATAATTCTTTTGCGTTTGTACCGACCACTTCATCTTCTAAAATGGCTGGAAATTTTCCGTGTAAATCCCACGTTTGGAAAAATGGTGTCCAATCGATGTAATCCTTTAAATCAGTAACAGTTGCTCTATGCGTAAACACACCCAATTGATTGGGTTTGAAAGGTGCATTTTCTTTAAAATCAAGTTTTAACTTATTGGCTCTCGCTTCTTCGATCGATAAATAATCTTTGGCAACTGCACGGTTCAAAAATCCTTCACGAATTTTATTGTAATCGTTTTGTGTGTCTTCTAAAAATTCCGTTTGTTGTTTTCCAATTAATTTCTGACAAACGGTAACTGAACGCGAAGCATCTAATACGTGAATCACTTTATCGTATTCAGGAGCAATCTTCACCGCTGTATGCGCTTTAGAAGTAGTTGCACCTCCAATCATTAATGGAATCTCTAAGTTTAAACGTTTTATTTCTTTGGCTACGTGCACCATTTCATCCAATGAAGGCGTAATCAAACCAGAAAGTCCAATAACATCAACGTTATGATTCTGCGCCTCTTCTAAAATTCGTTCTGGAGGAACCATTACCCCTAAATCGATAATTTCGAAACCATTACAGCTTAAAACAACCGAAACGATATTTTTACCAATATCATGAACATCACCTTTTACAGTAGCCATTAATATTTTGGCAGGTTCCTTATCGCTTTTATTTCTTAATTTTTCTTCTTCCAAAAAGGGTGTTAAATAAGCCACGGCTTTCTTCATCACACGTGCTGATTTTACGACTTGAGGCAAGAACATTTTACCACTTCCGAATAAATCTCCAACGATATTCATTCCATCCATTAAAGGACCTTCAATGACGCGTAAGGGAGAACCAATTTGTTCTAACGCTTCAGCAGTGTCCTCATCAATGTATTCTGTGATACCTTTGACTAAAGCAATTTCGATTCGTTTTTCCAGTGGAAATTCGCGCCAAGCTTCATCTTTTTTCTTTTCCTTCGTAATGCCTTTTAATCCTTCCGCAAACTCGATTAAGCGTTCAGTAGCATCTTCACGACGATCCAGTAAAACATCTTCTACGTGTTCTAATAATTGAGGATCAATATCATCATAAATCTCAATCATTTCTGGATTCACAATTCCCATATCCATTCCGTGTTGTATCGCGTGGTATAAGAAAGCGGAGTGCATGGCATCGCGAACCGCATTATTACCTCGGAACGAGAACGAAACATTTGAAACGCCACCTGATACTAAAGCGTGTGGCAAATTTTCTTTGATCCATTTTGTGGCTTCGAAGAAATCAATTGCATTGCGACGATGTTCGTCCATTCCCGTTGCAACAGGGAAAATATTCACATCAAAAATGATATCTTTGGGATTGAAATTGACTTGATTCACCAAAATATCATACGAACGTTTGACGATTTCAATACGTCTGTCGTAGTTATCCGCTTGACCTTGTTCATCAAAAGCCATAATGACGGCAGCTGCACCAAAACGTTTGATTTTTTTGGCGTGTTCAATGAATAATTCTTCTCCTTCTTTTAAGGAAATTGAATTGACAATCGCTTTTCCTTGAACGTTTTTTAAACCCGCTTCGATAATTTCCCATTTGGAAGAATCAATCATAATGGGAACTCGAGAAATATCCGGTTCCGAAGCGATTAAACGTAAATATTTTGTCATTGCAGCTACGCCATCAATCATCCCTTCATCCATATTGATGTCGATGATTTGTGCACCACCATCGACTTGGTCGCGGGCAACTTGCAACGCTTCTTCGTATTTTTCTTCTTTAATTAAGCGTAAGAATTTTTTCGAACCTGTGACATTGGTACGTTCTCCAACGTTAACAAAATTTGAATTTTCGCGTACAATTAAAGGTTCTAATCCGGCTAATTGAATTTTTACTTCTGACATTGTACAGCGATTTTTCTTGGTTCATATTCTTTAGCAATATCCGCCATCATACGGATATGATCTGGTGTAGTGCCACAACAACCTCCGATGATATTCACTAATTTTTTTTCTAAAAATGGTTTGATATGTTCGCGCATCATTTCTGCGGTTTCATCGTATCCACCAAAGGCATTTGGCAGTCCAGCATTGGGATAAGCACTCACATAGAAGGGTGCTTTATCGGCTAAGACTTCTAAGTATGGTATTAAATCTGTTGCACCTAACGCACAGTTTAAACCAACTGATAATAAATCGATATGTTCTAATGAAATTAAAAACGCTTCGGTTGTTTGACCTGAAAGTGTTCGTCCCGATTTATCGGTAATGGTACCAGAGGACATTAAAGGAATAGCTGCACCAGTTTCTTCTAATGCATCTTGAATTCCGTAAAATGCAGCTTTGGCATTTAACGTATCAAAG from Faecalibacter sp. LW9 encodes:
- the metF gene encoding methylenetetrahydrofolate reductase [NAD(P)H], producing MKVTEHIERANGKPLFSVEILPPLKGQDVNCTFKTLDPLVELNPAFIDVTYHRQEFIYKQKDNGLLKRYQVRKRPGTVAICAAIQNHYKIDAIPHLICGGFTKEDTEDALIDLNFLGIDNVLVLRGDPIKTEKTFVPEVGGHAYASELIEQVTALNKGKYLDDEIQETHAMDFCIGVAGYPEKHFESPNLAMDMYYLKKKVELGADYIVTQMFFDNQKYFDFVNKCREMDIHIPIIPGIKPLTTFNQLTKIPQNFYIDLPEDLAIEVLKAKDKEAIKEIGLEWCINQCKELIDFGVPGLHFYTMSNSSNTRKVAEAIY
- the metH gene encoding methionine synthase translates to MSEVKIQLAGLEPLIVRENSNFVNVGERTNVTGSKKFLRLIKEEKYEEALQVARDQVDGGAQIIDINMDEGMIDGVAAMTKYLRLIASEPDISRVPIMIDSSKWEIIEAGLKNVQGKAIVNSISLKEGEELFIEHAKKIKRFGAAAVIMAFDEQGQADNYDRRIEIVKRSYDILVNQVNFNPKDIIFDVNIFPVATGMDEHRRNAIDFFEATKWIKENLPHALVSGGVSNVSFSFRGNNAVRDAMHSAFLYHAIQHGMDMGIVNPEMIEIYDDIDPQLLEHVEDVLLDRREDATERLIEFAEGLKGITKEKKKDEAWREFPLEKRIEIALVKGITEYIDEDTAEALEQIGSPLRVIEGPLMDGMNIVGDLFGSGKMFLPQVVKSARVMKKAVAYLTPFLEEEKLRNKSDKEPAKILMATVKGDVHDIGKNIVSVVLSCNGFEIIDLGVMVPPERILEEAQNHNVDVIGLSGLITPSLDEMVHVAKEIKRLNLEIPLMIGGATTSKAHTAVKIAPEYDKVIHVLDASRSVTVCQKLIGKQQTEFLEDTQNDYNKIREGFLNRAVAKDYLSIEEARANKLKLDFKENAPFKPNQLGVFTHRATVTDLKDYIDWTPFFQTWDLHGKFPAILEDEVVGTNAKELYADALVMLNRIESENLAHPKAVFGLFKANTINDDTIEVSDENGNKVDEFYTLRQQSKKSKDAPNLSIADFIAPKDSGIEDYIGSFAVTAGTEIEDFAKSFQDHLDDYNSILVKAIADRLAEAYAEFLHQEVRTKYWGYAAEENLENSELIAEKYKGIRPAPGYPACPDHLEKQTIFKILDVENNAGIQLTSSLAMYPVSSVSGYYFGNPKAKYFGVGKIKMDQVEDFAQRKGITIEEAERWLSPNLA
- a CDS encoding MFS transporter; this encodes MNQSQKTNWGQFIPLVTVFFFWGFVAASNDILIPVFKKSFDLTQAQSQLVSFAYYIAYTVGAVIYMLISLLAKQDLIVKYGYKNSLSFGLILSAIGTLFFIPAANTGSFPLMLAGLFTVGLGFSVQQTVANPLAIALGSKNTGSQRLTLAGGINNFGTTIGPLIVAYAIFGGAGDGDTNLSIEAVKIPYMILGLAFLLVGIFLKFSKIPNHPEVEEKVEDGVHKDRNSALKYPQLVLGMIAIFLYVGVEVSTVSNLPDYMQKELGYSITGVAPFVSLYWASMMIGRWGGAAEAFGLDKQKTLALKFIAPYLAFGVFLLVNFIAGHDLTPFYYYAAIILVMIIASIWTEGNPAKMLITFSLIGIISLLIGMNTKGLVSIYALTSVGLFCSTLWPCIFALAINGLGKNTSQGSSFLIMMIMGGGLVSIFQGYIADLTSIHFSYIVCIICFAYLAFYAIATKSIFKKQGIE
- the lipB gene encoding lipoyl(octanoyl) transferase LipB, whose product is MKQEVFFQDLGTNRDYQEIWDLQEELLAENVAIKQHNRAQEKEGSTNFKATKNHLFFVEHPHVYTLGKSGDIENMLANEDKLNEIQATFVKTNRGGDITYHGPGQLVGYPILDLEAFKPDIHLYMRNLEEVIIRTIAEYGLKGERSEGETGVWLDVGKPYARKICAMGVKASRWVTMHGFALNVNSDLRYFEYIIPCGIKDKAVASLDRELNRTVDMDEVKGFVKKHFEEVFEVKLS